A genomic segment from Triticum dicoccoides isolate Atlit2015 ecotype Zavitan chromosome 1A, WEW_v2.0, whole genome shotgun sequence encodes:
- the LOC119282901 gene encoding transcription factor FAMA-like produces the protein MEKQGSSHQLDTFAQLDGGAAPEEPIGGGAAAEMADYMLGQTTPLPPGGPHGQVSLDKLSFSDVLQFADFGPRLALNQPSADHDDARDDDEEDSYFFRFQSQLSGSDDPDPRGGAGILHAAEHEGSKTADGSGGPHDHGCGVSESTTLVQQSDGGGRVGQKAGGEQAKSGRRKRPRSTKTSEEVESQRMTHIAVERNRRRQMNDYLRVLRSLMPGSYVQRGDQASIIGGAIEFIRELEQLIQCLESQKRRRLYGDTPRPVADASAPVVPATSIHEPPPQGHEAAPFYVSPSLSFPGAGNGDGAAGAKVMIDLDACGGGLREEVAENKSSLADIEVRVLGEDAVIKVLSRRRPEQLIKTIAVLEEMHMSILHTNITTIEQTVLYSFNVKITSEPRFTAEEIVGAVHQILSFIDVNYTL, from the exons ATGGAAAAACAG GGAAGCAGCCACCAGCTGGACACCTTCGCTCAACTggacggcggggcggcgccggaggagcCGATCGGTGGCGGCGCGGCAGCCGAGATGGCGGACTACATGCTGGGCCAGACGACGCCGCTGCCTCCGGGAGGGCCGCACGGCCAGGTGTCCTTGGACAAGCTCAGCTTCTCCGACGTGCTACAGTTCGCCGACTTCGGCCCCAGGCTCGCGCTCAACCAGCCGTCCGCCGACCACGACGACGCccgtgacgacgacgaggaggacagCTACTTCTTCAGGTTCCAGTCCCAGCTCTCCGGCTCGGACGACCCTGATCCCCGCGGAGGCGCAGGTATCCTCCACGCGGCGGAGCACGAGGGCAGCAAGACGGCGGACGGATCAGGAGGCCCGCACGATCACGGCTGCGGCGTCTCCGAGAGCACCACGCTGGTGCAGCAGTCCGACGGTGGCGGCAGGGTAGGCCAGAAGGCTGGCGGGGAGCAGGCGAAGAGCGGGCGGCGGAAGCGGCCCAGGTCGACGAAGACCAGCGAGGAGGTGGAGAGCCAGCGGATGACGCACATCGCCGTCGAGCGCAACCGGCGGCGACAGATGAACGATTACCTCAGGGTCCTCAGGTCCCTCATGCCAGGATCCTACGTCCAAAGG GGAGATCAAGCATCCATCATAGGCGGAGCCATAGAGTTCATACGTGAGCTAGAGCAGCTAATCCAGTGCCTCGAGTCACAGAAGCGGCGGCGCCTGTACGGCGACACGCCACGGCCGGTCGCTGACGCGTCCGCCCCGGTGGTGCCGGCGACATCCATCCACGAGCCGCCGCCGCAAGGGCACGAGGCTGCGCCGTTCTACGTCTCCCCGAGCCTCTCGTTCCCCGGGGCGGGGAACGGTGACGGTGCCGCCGGAGCCAAGGTGATGATCGACCTCGACGCGTGCGGCGGCGGGCTCCGGGAGGAGGTGGCCGAGAACAAGTCGAGCCTGGCGGACATCGAGGTGCGCGTGCTGGGCGAGGACGCGGTGATCAAGGTCCTGTCTCGCCGCCGGCCGGAGCAGCTGATCAAGACCATCGCCGTGCTGGAGGAGATGCACATGTCCATCCTCCACACCAACATCACCACCATCGAGCAGACCGTCCTCTACTCCTTCAACGTCAAG ATCACGAGCGAGCCAAGATTCACGGCCGAGGAGATCGTTGGCGCCGTCCACCAGATCCTCAGCTTCATCGACGTCAACTACACGTTATGA